Proteins from a single region of Pseudomonas fulva:
- the lon gene encoding endopeptidase La, with protein MNDPHDIEIASEQASHSLMLPGQNLPDKLYVIPIHNRPFFPAQVLPVIVNEEHWAETLELVSKTEHKTLALFYVDKPVTDPRHFDTSSLPEHGTVVRVHHVSNDDGKLQFVAQGLTRVRIRGWLKHHRPPYLAEVDYPRNANDARDEVKAYGMALINVIRELLPLNPLYNEELKNYLNRFSPNDPSPLTDFAAALTTAQSKVLQEVLDTVPILKRMEKVLPLLRKEVEVARLQNELSDEVNRSVGEHQREFFLKEQLKIIQQELGITKDDRSADAEQFSGRLEGKTLPEQARKRIDEEMNKLSVLETGSPEYAVTRNYLDWATSVPWGVVGKDKLDLKHARKVLDDHHAGMDDIKQRITEFLAVGAFKGEIAGSIVLLVGPPGVGKTSIGKSIAESLGRPFYRFSVGGMRDEAEIKGHRRTYIGALPGKLVQALKEVEVMNPVIMLDEIDKMGSSFQGDPASALLETLDPEQNVEFLDHYLDLRLDLSKVLFVCTANTLDSIPGPLLDRMEVIRLSGYITEEKLAIAKRHLWPKQLDKAGVSARQLSISDSALRALIEGYAREAGVRQLEKQLGKLVRKAVVKLLDDPQTKVKIAAKDLEGYLGMPVFRSEQVLSGVGVITGLAWTSMGGATLPIEATRIHTLNRGFKLTGQLGEVMKESAEIAYSYVSSNLKTYKGDPTFFDQAFVHMHVPEGATPKDGPSAGITIASALLSLARNQAPKKGVAMTGELTLTGQVLAIGGVREKVIAARRQKIHELILPEANRGSYQELPDYLKQGITVHFAKRFSDVAKVLFD; from the coding sequence ATGAACGACCCGCACGATATCGAGATCGCTTCGGAGCAAGCCAGCCACAGCCTGATGCTCCCCGGCCAGAACCTGCCGGACAAACTCTATGTAATTCCGATCCACAATCGCCCCTTCTTTCCGGCGCAGGTGCTGCCGGTGATCGTCAACGAGGAGCACTGGGCGGAAACCCTGGAGCTGGTCAGCAAGACCGAGCACAAGACCCTGGCCCTGTTCTATGTCGACAAGCCGGTTACCGATCCCCGTCACTTCGACACCTCCAGCCTGCCCGAGCACGGCACCGTGGTGCGCGTGCACCATGTCAGCAACGACGACGGCAAGCTGCAGTTCGTCGCCCAGGGCCTGACCCGGGTGCGCATCCGCGGCTGGCTCAAGCATCACCGCCCGCCCTACCTGGCCGAGGTCGACTACCCGCGCAACGCCAACGATGCACGTGACGAGGTCAAGGCCTACGGCATGGCGCTGATCAACGTGATCCGCGAGCTGCTGCCGCTCAACCCGCTGTACAACGAGGAGCTGAAGAACTACCTCAACCGCTTCAGCCCCAACGACCCGTCGCCGCTCACCGACTTCGCCGCGGCCCTGACCACGGCGCAATCGAAGGTGCTGCAGGAAGTGCTCGACACCGTGCCGATTCTCAAGCGCATGGAGAAGGTGCTGCCGCTGCTGCGCAAGGAAGTCGAGGTCGCGCGCCTGCAGAACGAACTCTCCGACGAGGTGAACCGCTCGGTGGGCGAGCACCAGCGCGAGTTCTTCCTCAAGGAACAGCTGAAGATCATCCAGCAGGAGCTGGGCATCACCAAGGATGATCGCAGCGCCGACGCCGAGCAGTTCAGCGGGCGCCTGGAGGGCAAGACCCTGCCCGAACAGGCACGCAAGCGCATCGACGAGGAGATGAACAAGCTCTCCGTACTGGAGACCGGCTCGCCGGAATACGCGGTCACCCGCAACTACCTGGACTGGGCCACCAGCGTGCCCTGGGGCGTGGTCGGCAAGGACAAGCTGGACCTCAAACATGCCCGCAAGGTGCTCGACGATCACCATGCCGGCATGGACGACATCAAGCAGCGCATCACCGAGTTCCTCGCCGTCGGCGCCTTCAAGGGCGAGATCGCCGGCTCCATCGTGTTGCTGGTCGGCCCGCCGGGCGTGGGCAAGACCAGCATCGGCAAGTCCATCGCCGAATCCCTGGGCCGGCCGTTCTACCGGTTCTCGGTGGGCGGCATGCGTGACGAGGCCGAGATCAAGGGCCACCGCCGTACCTACATCGGCGCCCTGCCCGGCAAGCTGGTGCAGGCGCTCAAGGAGGTCGAGGTGATGAACCCGGTGATCATGCTCGACGAGATCGACAAGATGGGCAGCAGCTTCCAGGGCGACCCGGCCTCGGCGCTGCTGGAAACCCTCGACCCGGAGCAGAACGTCGAATTCCTCGACCACTACCTGGACCTGCGCCTGGACCTCTCCAAGGTGCTGTTCGTGTGCACCGCCAATACCCTGGACTCGATTCCCGGGCCGCTGCTCGACCGCATGGAGGTGATTCGCCTGTCCGGCTATATCACCGAGGAAAAACTGGCCATCGCCAAGCGCCACCTGTGGCCCAAGCAACTGGACAAGGCCGGCGTGTCGGCCAGGCAACTGTCGATCAGCGACAGCGCCCTGCGCGCCCTGATCGAGGGCTATGCCCGCGAAGCCGGCGTGCGTCAGCTGGAGAAGCAGCTCGGCAAGCTGGTGCGCAAGGCGGTGGTCAAGCTGCTCGACGACCCACAGACCAAGGTCAAGATCGCCGCCAAGGACCTGGAAGGCTACCTGGGCATGCCGGTGTTTCGCAGCGAGCAGGTGCTGTCCGGCGTCGGCGTGATCACCGGCCTGGCCTGGACCAGCATGGGCGGCGCCACGCTGCCGATCGAGGCCACCCGTATCCACACCCTCAACCGCGGCTTCAAACTCACCGGCCAGCTCGGTGAGGTGATGAAGGAATCCGCGGAGATCGCCTACAGCTACGTCAGCTCCAACCTGAAGACCTACAAGGGCGACCCGACCTTCTTCGACCAGGCCTTCGTGCACATGCACGTGCCCGAGGGCGCCACGCCCAAGGACGGGCCGAGCGCCGGCATCACCATCGCCAGCGCCCTGCTCTCCCTGGCCCGTAACCAGGCCCCGAAGAAAGGCGTGGCGATGACCGGCGAGCTGACCCTGACCGGCCAGGTGCTGGCCATCGGTGGCGTACGCGAGAAGGTCATCGCCGCGCGCCGGCAGAAGATCCACGAGCTGATCCTGCCCGAGGCCAACCGCGGCTCCTACCAGGAGCTGCCGGACTACCTCAAGCAGGGCATCACCGTGCACTTCGCCAAACGCTTCAGCGATGTCGCCAAGGTGCTGTTCGACTGA
- a CDS encoding acyltransferase family protein — MPRTDKEHFIGLEWLRFILGLYIVVFHTLHNYPEQQLPIIKQLSGAGFFATSTFFVLSGFLLAHVYCQRGQLREPAVSFWSKRFANLYPLHIFSLLLTISVIFVISSLGIPPDDTKASVRFVVYDTNEDMTDISRATLEHFMSNGELAFNSVLQLLMLQAWNPFYLTFNAPLWSISTLFFFYLTFPFVAPRLARLKHKVLWLGIITLIYLIPPVLVILNGDYGMPFTGILHRNPLVRLPEFLAGILAYGLFRDLQDAGRTPGAGGVGLMIATVLACFLGTAWLIEGPQFWYYLLHNGLLLPAQIMLIYVCALAASPGSEAVQRWSQRLGAASLPLFVLHVPAFTLFSRSEKLLGVASSDCFASWAQCAVRAGEQELSIVFYPLFLLLTVILCVWAQENAVVPTRKRLLKWLPVRRSTS; from the coding sequence ATGCCCCGCACCGACAAGGAACACTTCATCGGGCTCGAGTGGCTGCGCTTCATACTCGGCCTGTACATCGTGGTCTTCCACACCCTGCACAACTACCCCGAACAGCAGTTGCCGATCATCAAGCAGCTCAGCGGCGCGGGCTTCTTCGCCACCAGTACCTTCTTCGTGCTTTCCGGCTTTCTGCTCGCCCACGTCTATTGCCAGCGCGGTCAACTGCGCGAGCCGGCGGTGAGCTTCTGGAGCAAACGCTTCGCCAACCTCTACCCACTGCATATCTTCTCGCTGCTGCTGACCATCTCGGTGATCTTCGTCATCAGCAGCCTGGGCATTCCGCCGGACGACACCAAGGCCAGCGTGCGCTTCGTGGTGTACGACACCAACGAGGACATGACCGATATCTCCCGCGCCACGCTCGAGCATTTCATGAGCAACGGCGAGCTGGCCTTCAACAGCGTGCTGCAACTGCTGATGCTGCAGGCCTGGAACCCCTTCTACCTGACCTTCAACGCGCCGCTGTGGTCGATCTCCACGCTGTTCTTCTTCTACCTCACCTTTCCCTTCGTGGCGCCGCGCCTGGCGCGCCTGAAGCACAAGGTGCTGTGGCTGGGCATCATCACCCTGATCTATCTGATTCCGCCGGTGCTGGTGATTCTCAACGGTGACTACGGCATGCCGTTCACCGGCATCCTGCACCGCAACCCGCTGGTGCGCCTGCCCGAGTTTCTCGCCGGCATTCTCGCCTACGGGCTGTTCCGCGACCTGCAGGACGCCGGCCGGACCCCGGGCGCGGGCGGCGTCGGGCTGATGATCGCCACGGTACTGGCCTGTTTCCTCGGCACCGCCTGGCTGATCGAAGGGCCGCAGTTCTGGTACTACCTGCTGCACAACGGCCTGCTGCTGCCGGCGCAGATCATGCTGATCTACGTCTGTGCGCTGGCAGCCTCGCCAGGCAGCGAAGCGGTGCAACGCTGGTCACAGCGCCTGGGCGCCGCCTCGCTGCCGCTGTTCGTGCTGCACGTGCCGGCCTTCACCCTGTTCTCCCGTTCGGAAAAGCTGTTGGGCGTGGCCTCCAGCGACTGCTTCGCCAGCTGGGCGCAGTGCGCGGTGCGGGCGGGCGAGCAGGAGCTGTCGATCGTCTTCTACCCACTTTTTCTGCTGCTGACGGTGATCCTCTGCGTGTGGGCCCAGGAGAACGCCGTGGTGCCGACCCGCAAGCGGCTGCTCAAGTGGCTGCCGGTGCGGCGTAGCACAAGCTGA
- a CDS encoding glucan biosynthesis protein G gives MLPAALCLACTTTLFSAQVLAFSLDDVASQAKGLLDKPYAAPASNLPSELRTLSFKDYQQIKAREDKYEWADSKTPFKLSFYHQGMHFETPVKINEVTATSVNEIKYDPARFDFGDLKVDQDATKELGYAGFRVMYPVNEKDKLDEIMSLLGASYFRVVGKDQVYGTSARGLAIDTALPSGEEFPYFREFWIERPKAGDKHLVIFALLDSPRATGAYRFILRPGNDAVVDVKSRVFLRDNVNKLGVAPLTSMFLYGSNQRSAKANYRPALHDANGLAIHTGSDEHIWRPLNNPQNLAVSTFEVQNPKGFGLLQRGRDFAQYEDLDDHYEQRPSVWIEPKGEWGKGKVELVEIPTPDETNDNIVAFWTPDEQPKPGEPMEFDYRMHWTKDERAQLGQDIAWVKQTMRSAGEVKQPNLTRKLDGSIALLVDFEGPSLEALKPDAAVASNFSINDNAEVLDNQLQYNKATKGWRMTVRFKVKDPKQAVEMRAALVEGDKTLSETWSYQLPPNTVTPQ, from the coding sequence ATGCTTCCAGCTGCGCTGTGCCTGGCCTGCACCACCACGTTGTTCAGTGCCCAGGTGCTGGCTTTCTCCCTCGATGACGTGGCTTCGCAAGCCAAGGGGTTGCTGGACAAACCTTACGCCGCCCCTGCCAGCAACCTGCCCAGCGAATTGCGCACCCTGTCGTTCAAGGACTACCAGCAGATCAAGGCACGTGAAGACAAATACGAATGGGCCGACAGCAAGACGCCCTTCAAGCTGAGTTTCTATCACCAGGGCATGCACTTCGAGACCCCGGTGAAGATCAACGAAGTCACCGCCACCAGCGTCAACGAAATCAAATACGACCCGGCCCGCTTCGATTTCGGCGACCTGAAGGTCGATCAGGACGCCACCAAGGAGCTGGGCTACGCCGGCTTTCGCGTCATGTACCCGGTCAATGAAAAGGACAAGCTCGACGAAATCATGAGCCTGCTCGGCGCCAGCTACTTCCGGGTGGTCGGCAAGGATCAGGTCTACGGTACCTCGGCCCGCGGCCTGGCCATCGACACCGCGCTACCCAGCGGCGAGGAATTCCCCTATTTCCGCGAATTCTGGATCGAGCGGCCAAAGGCCGGTGACAAGCACCTGGTGATCTTCGCCCTGCTCGACTCGCCCCGCGCCACCGGCGCTTACCGATTCATCCTGCGTCCTGGCAACGACGCGGTGGTCGACGTCAAGTCCCGGGTATTCCTGCGCGACAACGTCAACAAGCTGGGCGTCGCGCCGCTGACCAGCATGTTCCTGTACGGCAGCAACCAGCGCTCCGCCAAGGCCAACTACCGCCCTGCCCTGCACGACGCCAACGGCCTGGCGATCCATACCGGCAGCGACGAGCACATCTGGCGCCCGCTGAACAACCCGCAGAACCTGGCGGTGAGCACCTTCGAAGTGCAGAACCCGAAAGGTTTCGGCCTGCTGCAACGCGGCCGCGACTTCGCCCAGTACGAAGACCTGGACGACCACTACGAGCAGCGCCCCAGCGTGTGGATCGAACCCAAGGGCGAATGGGGCAAGGGCAAGGTTGAACTGGTGGAGATTCCCACCCCGGACGAAACCAACGACAACATCGTCGCCTTCTGGACGCCCGACGAGCAGCCCAAGCCGGGTGAACCGATGGAGTTCGACTATCGCATGCACTGGACCAAGGACGAGCGCGCCCAGCTGGGCCAGGACATCGCCTGGGTCAAGCAGACCATGCGCAGCGCCGGTGAGGTCAAGCAGCCCAACCTGACCCGCAAGCTCGATGGCAGCATCGCCCTGCTGGTGGACTTCGAAGGTCCGTCCCTGGAAGCGCTCAAGCCTGACGCCGCAGTGGCCAGCAACTTCAGCATCAACGACAACGCCGAAGTGCTGGACAACCAGTTGCAATACAACAAGGCCACCAAAGGCTGGCGCATGACGGTGCGCTTCAAGGTCAAGGATCCCAAGCAAGCGGTGGAAATGCGCGCGGCCCTGGTCGAGGGTGACAAGACCCTCAGCGAGACCTGGAGCTATCAACTCCCGCCCAACACGGTTACCCCCCAATGA
- the mdoH gene encoding glucans biosynthesis glucosyltransferase MdoH, producing MKTTEQSALDEYLDSLPLSATEREALADCRDFTELHSRLGRVPAAEAEEAVHKSAARRIELGAGEPLEATGLLSLDAAGRPVLRTAPPLNRTKMTPEPWRTNLLTRGFRALFGKANPPRPPKRELEPARWRRVGSLRRYVLLLLMLGQTAVATWYMNSILPYQGWALINLQEVMEQGWQESFFQVLPYLVQGSILALFSLLFCWVSAGFWTALMGFWELLRGYDRYGISGSSAGDEPIDPKARTAIIMPICNEDVPRVFAGLRATYESVKASGELDQFDFFVLSDTGDADIAVAEQRAWLELCQETEGFGNIFYRRRRRRVKRKSGNIDDFCRRWGGDYRYMVVLDADSVMSGECLTKLVRLMEANPQAGIIQTSPKAAGMNTLYARLQQFATRAYGPLFTAGLHYWQLGESHYWGHNAIIRMQPFIEHCALAPLPGKGSFAGAIMSHDFVEASLMRRAGWGVWIAYDLPGSYEELPPNLIDELQRDRRWCHGNLMNFRLFLVKGMHPVHRAVFLTGVMSYLSAPLWFMFLLLSTALLAIHTLMEPQYFLVPGQLFPVWPRWNPQLAVTLFSTTLTLLFLPKLLAVILIWVKGAKAYGGAFKATLSMLLEMLFSVLLAPVRMLFHTMFVTAAFLGWSATWNSPQRDNGITTWGDATRRHGWQALLGMAWMAGVAWLDPNFLWWLSPIVVSLMLSIPVSVFSSRLSLGLGSKKAKLFLIPEESNPPQELLSTYAYTRHNREHAMENGFIEAVLRPFPNALACAMATARHGQAPLLERARQRALSEALELGPKKLDGKRKLALLSDPVLLARLHAQLWQQAEQHPLWRHAYNQSAPAQPKHDNQALKVAPVGSASPLVN from the coding sequence ATGAAAACCACCGAGCAGTCCGCCCTGGACGAGTACCTGGACAGCCTGCCTCTGAGTGCCACCGAGCGCGAAGCGCTGGCTGATTGTCGCGACTTCACCGAACTGCACAGCCGCCTGGGCCGCGTGCCGGCAGCGGAGGCCGAAGAGGCCGTGCACAAATCCGCCGCCCGCCGTATCGAACTCGGCGCCGGCGAGCCGCTGGAAGCGACCGGCCTGCTCTCTCTCGATGCAGCCGGGCGGCCGGTTCTGCGCACCGCGCCGCCGCTCAACCGCACCAAGATGACCCCCGAGCCGTGGCGCACCAACCTGCTGACCCGCGGCTTTCGGGCGCTGTTCGGCAAGGCCAATCCGCCGCGCCCGCCCAAGCGCGAACTGGAGCCGGCCCGCTGGCGCCGGGTCGGGTCGTTGCGCCGTTACGTGCTGCTGTTGCTGATGCTCGGCCAGACCGCCGTCGCCACCTGGTACATGAACAGCATCCTGCCCTACCAGGGCTGGGCGCTGATCAACCTGCAGGAAGTGATGGAGCAAGGTTGGCAGGAAAGCTTCTTCCAGGTGCTGCCCTACCTCGTGCAGGGCAGCATCCTGGCGTTGTTCTCCCTGTTGTTCTGCTGGGTATCGGCCGGTTTCTGGACGGCCCTGATGGGCTTCTGGGAGCTGCTGCGCGGCTATGATCGCTACGGCATTTCCGGCAGCAGCGCCGGCGACGAGCCAATCGACCCGAAGGCGCGTACCGCGATCATCATGCCGATCTGCAACGAGGACGTGCCCCGGGTGTTCGCCGGCCTGCGCGCCACCTACGAGTCGGTGAAAGCTTCCGGCGAGCTCGACCAGTTCGACTTCTTCGTGCTCAGCGACACCGGCGATGCCGATATCGCCGTGGCCGAGCAGCGCGCCTGGCTGGAGCTGTGCCAGGAGACCGAAGGCTTCGGCAATATCTTCTACCGCCGTCGTCGCCGCCGGGTGAAGCGCAAGAGTGGCAACATCGACGACTTCTGCCGCCGCTGGGGTGGCGATTACCGCTACATGGTGGTACTCGACGCCGACAGCGTGATGAGCGGCGAATGCCTGACCAAGCTGGTGCGGCTGATGGAAGCCAACCCCCAGGCCGGCATCATCCAGACCTCGCCGAAAGCCGCAGGCATGAACACCCTGTATGCACGCCTGCAGCAATTCGCCACCCGCGCCTACGGCCCGCTGTTCACCGCCGGCCTGCACTACTGGCAGCTCGGTGAATCCCACTACTGGGGCCACAACGCGATCATCCGCATGCAGCCGTTCATCGAGCACTGCGCCCTGGCGCCGTTGCCGGGCAAGGGTTCGTTCGCCGGTGCGATCATGTCCCACGACTTCGTCGAGGCGTCGCTGATGCGCCGCGCCGGCTGGGGCGTATGGATCGCCTACGACCTGCCGGGCAGCTACGAGGAACTGCCGCCCAACCTGATCGACGAGCTGCAGCGCGACCGACGCTGGTGCCACGGCAACCTGATGAACTTCCGCCTGTTCCTGGTCAAGGGCATGCACCCGGTGCACCGCGCGGTGTTCCTCACTGGCGTGATGTCCTACCTGTCGGCACCGCTGTGGTTCATGTTCCTGCTGCTTTCCACCGCCCTGCTGGCCATCCACACGCTGATGGAGCCGCAGTACTTCCTGGTGCCCGGCCAGCTGTTCCCGGTGTGGCCGCGCTGGAATCCCCAGCTGGCGGTGACGTTGTTTTCCACCACCCTGACCTTGCTGTTCCTGCCCAAGCTACTTGCCGTGATCCTTATCTGGGTCAAGGGCGCCAAGGCTTATGGCGGCGCCTTCAAGGCGACCCTGAGCATGCTCCTGGAAATGCTCTTCTCGGTGCTGCTGGCGCCGGTGCGCATGCTCTTCCACACCATGTTCGTCACCGCTGCGTTCCTGGGCTGGTCCGCCACCTGGAATTCCCCGCAGCGCGACAACGGCATCACCACCTGGGGTGACGCCACGCGCCGTCATGGTTGGCAGGCATTGCTGGGCATGGCCTGGATGGCCGGCGTGGCCTGGCTCGACCCGAACTTCCTGTGGTGGCTGTCGCCGATCGTGGTGTCGCTGATGCTGTCGATCCCGGTGTCGGTGTTCTCCAGCCGGCTCAGCCTGGGCCTGGGTAGCAAGAAGGCCAAGTTGTTCCTGATTCCCGAGGAATCCAACCCGCCCCAGGAGCTGCTGTCCACTTACGCCTACACGCGGCACAACCGCGAACACGCTATGGAAAACGGTTTCATCGAAGCAGTGCTGCGGCCCTTCCCCAATGCCCTGGCCTGTGCCATGGCCACGGCGCGTCATGGTCAGGCACCGCTGCTCGAGCGGGCGCGCCAGCGTGCGCTGAGCGAGGCGCTGGAACTGGGCCCGAAAAAGCTCGATGGCAAACGCAAGCTGGCGCTGCTCAGCGACCCGGTGCTGCTGGCCCGCCTGCACGCGCAGTTGTGGCAACAGGCCGAACAGCACCCGCTGTGGCGCCATGCCTACAACCAGAGTGCGCCGGCCCAGCCAAAGCATGACAACCAGGCGCTCAAGGTGGCGCCGGTTGGCAGCGCCTCACCCCTGGTCAACTGA
- a CDS encoding hydroxypyruvate isomerase family protein — translation MKLSANLTMLFTERPLLERIVAAAAAGFEGVEIQFPYPVPAVRLKDELQRAGLPLVLMNFPGGDFLDGGPGLAAVPQRQAAFDEALQQALTYAAMVRPQFVNLLPGRLAEGLQREQALDTLAGNIRKAAEAFGLLNIGVVSEAINPLDMPGFLVNTPQHLQALLAAVDHENFQVQLDIYHMARQGIDPVLAVQALAGRIGHVQFADCPGRGAPGSGGIDFTAVRGALEKAAYRGWLGAEYRPEEGDTRASLGWMTAWRSVDQG, via the coding sequence ATGAAGCTATCCGCCAACCTGACGATGCTGTTCACCGAGCGCCCCTTGCTCGAGCGCATCGTGGCTGCCGCCGCCGCAGGTTTCGAGGGTGTGGAGATCCAGTTTCCTTACCCGGTACCAGCGGTGCGCCTGAAGGACGAGCTGCAGCGGGCAGGCCTGCCGCTGGTGCTGATGAATTTCCCCGGAGGTGACTTTCTCGACGGCGGCCCTGGCCTGGCCGCGGTGCCGCAGCGCCAGGCGGCATTCGATGAGGCGCTGCAGCAAGCCCTGACCTATGCGGCCATGGTGCGCCCGCAGTTCGTCAACCTATTGCCGGGGCGCCTGGCCGAAGGGCTCCAGCGCGAGCAGGCGCTCGATACCCTGGCGGGCAATATCCGCAAGGCCGCCGAGGCATTCGGGTTGTTGAACATCGGGGTGGTCAGCGAGGCGATCAATCCCCTCGATATGCCGGGCTTTCTGGTCAATACGCCGCAGCATCTGCAGGCGCTTCTGGCCGCCGTGGATCACGAGAATTTCCAGGTGCAGCTGGATATCTATCATATGGCCCGGCAGGGCATCGACCCGGTGCTGGCAGTGCAGGCGCTGGCGGGGCGAATCGGCCACGTGCAATTCGCCGATTGCCCGGGTCGGGGTGCGCCAGGCAGTGGCGGTATCGATTTCACTGCCGTACGCGGGGCGCTGGAGAAGGCCGCTTACCGCGGCTGGCTGGGCGCCGAGTACCGCCCCGAAGAGGGCGATACCCGTGCCAGCCTGGGTTGGATGACCGCGTGGCGGTCAGTTGACCAGGGGTGA
- a CDS encoding DUF5064 family protein, whose product MFEPGHFHRSNGAATADIPRYAIDLHYDIRQDAAEGPMLHMTLKGEVDGTAFEESFELHRDTAFNFASVVSRLAHKHGLPTGVVLISHEHDEFDQMFEDIRHRLDAHSGDPVNLDHLEKDGL is encoded by the coding sequence ATGTTCGAGCCCGGCCATTTTCACCGCAGTAACGGCGCGGCAACCGCCGACATCCCGCGCTACGCCATCGACCTGCATTACGACATCCGCCAGGATGCAGCGGAGGGACCGATGCTGCACATGACCTTGAAGGGCGAGGTCGACGGCACGGCATTCGAGGAATCCTTCGAGCTGCACCGCGACACCGCCTTCAACTTCGCCAGTGTGGTCAGCCGCCTGGCGCACAAGCATGGTCTGCCGACGGGCGTGGTGCTGATCAGCCACGAACATGACGAGTTCGACCAGATGTTCGAGGACATTCGACATCGCCTGGATGCCCATAGCGGAGATCCGGTGAACCTCGATCACCTGGAAAAGGATGGGCTCTGA
- a CDS encoding DUF2288 domain-containing protein — protein MNEQPSTLYAKLLGETAPITWQELQPFFARGSLLWVDGERDLIEVAEAVAENRQEQVAAWLEAGDVAVLADARAEDLVNRDPCLWAVVVAPWVLVQERAEKKH, from the coding sequence ATGAACGAACAACCAAGCACCCTCTATGCCAAACTGCTCGGCGAAACCGCTCCCATCACCTGGCAAGAGCTGCAACCGTTCTTCGCCCGCGGCTCGTTACTGTGGGTCGACGGCGAACGGGATCTGATCGAGGTGGCCGAAGCGGTGGCTGAAAACCGCCAGGAGCAGGTCGCCGCCTGGCTGGAGGCAGGAGATGTCGCGGTGTTGGCCGATGCCCGTGCCGAGGACCTGGTCAACCGCGATCCGTGCTTGTGGGCCGTGGTCGTCGCACCCTGGGTACTGGTGCAGGAGCGCGCCGAAAAGAAGCACTGA
- a CDS encoding branched-chain amino acid ABC transporter substrate-binding protein, with protein MNNATKQISKLFAAMALAGCASYSVAADTIKIAMAGPVTGAVAQYGEMQFVGAKMAIEQINKAGGVNGAQLEGVVYDDACDPKQAVAVANKIVNDGAKFVVGHLCSSSTQPASDIYEDEGILMITPAATSPEITARGYELIFRTIGLDSLQGPTAGNFIADHIKPKNVAVIHDKQQYGEGIASAVKQTLESKGVKVGVFEGINAGDKDFSSLIAKLKQQGIDFVYYGGYHPELGLLLRQSKEKGLDVRFMGPEGVGNKEISAIAGPASEGLLVTLPQSFDQDPKNKALVEAFKAKNEDPSGPFVFPAYAAVQVIAGGIEKAGSTDTAEVAAALRANTFETPTGTLGFDEKGDLKNFNFVVYEWHQDGTKSEAK; from the coding sequence ATGAACAACGCTACTAAGCAGATTTCCAAGCTGTTCGCCGCTATGGCCCTGGCTGGTTGCGCCAGCTACTCGGTCGCCGCCGACACCATCAAGATCGCCATGGCCGGCCCGGTGACCGGTGCCGTCGCTCAGTACGGTGAAATGCAGTTCGTCGGCGCCAAGATGGCCATCGAACAGATCAACAAGGCCGGCGGCGTGAACGGTGCTCAACTCGAAGGCGTGGTCTATGACGACGCGTGCGATCCCAAGCAGGCCGTGGCCGTTGCCAACAAGATCGTCAACGATGGCGCCAAGTTCGTCGTTGGCCACCTGTGCTCCAGCTCCACACAGCCGGCTTCGGACATCTACGAAGACGAAGGCATCCTGATGATCACCCCGGCTGCCACCAGCCCGGAAATCACCGCCCGTGGTTATGAGCTGATCTTCCGCACCATCGGCCTGGACAGCCTGCAGGGCCCGACCGCCGGCAACTTCATCGCCGACCACATCAAGCCGAAGAACGTCGCCGTCATCCACGACAAGCAGCAGTACGGTGAAGGCATCGCCAGCGCCGTCAAGCAGACCCTGGAATCCAAGGGCGTGAAGGTCGGCGTATTCGAAGGCATCAACGCCGGCGACAAGGACTTCTCCTCGCTGATCGCCAAGCTCAAGCAGCAAGGCATCGACTTCGTCTACTACGGCGGCTACCACCCGGAACTGGGCCTGCTGCTGCGCCAGTCCAAGGAAAAAGGTCTGGACGTTCGCTTCATGGGCCCCGAGGGCGTAGGCAACAAGGAAATCTCGGCCATCGCCGGTCCGGCCTCCGAAGGCCTGCTGGTGACCCTGCCGCAATCCTTCGACCAGGATCCGAAGAACAAGGCGCTGGTCGAGGCCTTCAAGGCCAAGAACGAAGACCCGAGCGGTCCGTTCGTGTTCCCGGCCTACGCCGCCGTGCAGGTCATCGCTGGTGGCATCGAGAAAGCCGGCAGCACCGACACCGCCGAAGTGGCTGCAGCCCTGCGCGCCAACACCTTCGAAACCCCGACCGGCACCCTCGGTTTCGACGAGAAGGGCGACCTGAAGAACTTCAACTTCGTGGTCTACGAATGGCACCAGGACGGCACCAAGTCCGAAGCCAAGTAA